A window of Rosa rugosa chromosome 7, drRosRugo1.1, whole genome shotgun sequence genomic DNA:
TTGTCTAAAATTTCGGAGCAATCCAACAAATGCATGCgtgtaaaaaaaatttcacatgCAATGAATGTTTAGTGGTTGGTTGGTTATAGGAATTGGATTTATGCTATTCACACATATCCTTTCTCTATAATACaccccttctattttttttataactttaattcaattttatttataaattaccctaactattCTTCCTTgtaattctatttctttttcttttttctatttgactAGTCAATCATAAATCAAACATGATTATacaataaattaatttttttacctataaatgaaggaaaaagaaTACGTTTATTAAGTTAAATGACCTATATTATTAGACAAAAAATATACTTCCTTAATAATTACCTTCATCCAACCGAATCCAAATTGTAAAACTTGTTCTCATACTTTGCAAAGCACCAAACTcaatgcttgtttgtttatgaATCTTAAATCAGGTGCATAATcctcaaataaaaaaatatggaaTCAGCGTTGTATCAACTTCAGCCACAAGCCTCCACACTGCAGCCGATgatgtacacaaaatttggagatGTTTTACAaaatattgaatgcaatgagttgcaatcttcgtgtggggacaataatatgtgctactagcataatatagtagaacaaatcatgTCGATAATAATAAGGCTATCATTATTAGGCTGTTGTAAAGTGCTATAATTGCTATAAATTccaatacaccaaataattttaGTTAAAATCTTACTATGAATAATGAATTCAAAGGGGTTCGAATGATCActgaactcatatttttcttccatgtctccattgcaaatcagatgtaaaattttctccaaagatGGGTCTTAGTTTCTTGTTTTGCCATGattgaacttcaaagcatcTCATTAGaaagatagaatgactatgctagagatgGTTTTGATCGGAAAAGAAATTCTGAATCAAAAAGAattttgaagtcctctatgtcTGTGGGAAAATAAGAATTTAGCATTTGGGGATGATTGACTTaccaaatataaaaaataaataaataaagaaagaaacataattaaaataatCTGGACAGTGAGGGGCAACTTCACATCAAAATCATCAAATCAAATAATGCACAGTGATGACTGATGAGggccaactttttttttttggtcaatccAAATAAATATTCTGCACAGTGGGGCCAACTCTAGATCAAATTATTTGCAAATGCAAAAAATCCAATAATTTGCATCATTTTAAATGGGAAATGTTATCTTTTTACTGTGTGTCAGCTAATGCGCCTAAATAATGGCACTTATTTTACTGTTTGTCCTTTTCCCCCTGTTAGATTTGTCATTTGTGATTCACGTTGCTAATGGTAAATGGTAGTATATGTCCTTATAATAAAAATGGAAATATGTCCTTTTTATGTCGTTTTGTTACAAAGGTGATATGCAATTATGCACAGCTGTTCTACAGTAAAAATTTCTTCCAAACTCATTATTAGCATCTGTTCGCAGATAAGGATGGAGTCCCCTATAAATAGATGGCCGTAAAAGCAATGTTGTTCATACTTACACTGAAGCTCCTAGCATAATCCTATAGCTGCTCCAAAAGTACAGCCAACTAATCATGTCTGTCCAAACAATTCCAGCAGCTGAATCCCAGATCAATACTAAGCCAGAAGTTGTTCGGCGCACAGCAAATTATGAACCTAGCATTTGGGGAGATCGGTTTGCTAACTATGCTGAAGACATTGTATGTATAGGTTTTATTACTGCAACATACATATGTACACACGTTTTGCTGATCATTTAAATTGTTTTAATTTGCAGGTAACTCAAGCTCATATGCAAAAACAAGTTGAGGAGTTGAAACAAGTAGTGAGGAAGGAAGTATTCACTGATGCTGCTGATGATTTTTCACATCAACTGAAGCTAATTGATGCAATCCAGCGCCTCGGTGTGGCTTACCATTTTGAAACTGATATAGAACAAGCCCTGGAACGTATACATGCTACCTATCAAGATGATGATGGTGATCTGTACAATGTTGCTCTTCGTTTTCGACTACTCAGACGACATGGATATAATGTTTCCTGCGGTGGGTTaagtagctttttttttttttttttggcaaagggtCGGTTAAGTAGTCAAGGTATCTTATATTTCAATTCTTATACGTACATACATATCTCCATTAATTTTAAACCATATATGTACTTAATTATGCAGATGTATTCAACAAGTTCAAAGATGCTAATGGTGACTTCAAGGAAAGCTTAGTTACTGATGTTTCTGGTATGCTAAGCTTCTATGAGGCAGCCCATCTAATGGTGCATGGAGAAAAATTACTAGAAGAGGCTCTCGTTTTTACCACCACTCATCTCCAGACTGCAACAACTTCAACCAGTGCAAGCTCTCTGCTGAAAGCACAAATAACTGAAGCCCTAGAGAGACCTCTATTAAAAACTGTAGAGAGGTTAGGTGCTCGGCGTTACATGTCAATATACCAAGATGAAGCTTCACACAATGAAGATTTACTGAAACTTGCCAAGTTAGATTTCAATCTTGTTCAGTGTTTACACAAAAAGGAACTCAGTGACATTATAAGGTAATTTTAGGCCACCGATCTTAACTAACTACATGTATACAAGATAAATTATATCCCTCTAATATTGTTCTATATATACTAGATGGTATAAGGGAGTAGACTTTGCAAGGAGGTTGCCTTTTGCTCGAGATAGGCTCGTGGAGATGTTCTTTTGGATAACGGGAATATATTTTGAACCCCAATACGTGTTCGGGAGAAACATTCTGACGAAGCTGATTGAGTTAGTAACAGTAATGGATGATATATATGATGCATTCGGTACATTCGAAGAACTCGTCATCTTAACTGAAGCAATTGAGAGGTCTGAAATAAACAAACCGTTACCTTTTCAATTACTCCTGATTCAATTTTGGCATAATATACATCTTTAACATTATATGCTAACATGAATATGGATAAATTTTAAACAACTTTCAGATGGGATGCTAGTTGCATGGATCAATTGCCAGACTATATGCAACCATTTTATCTAACACTTCTGGATGTTGTCAATGAAGTTGGGGAGGAACTGATAAAGCAAGGAAGATCATACCAACTTTACTATGTAAAAGAAATTGTATGTCAAAGCATGAAAATTAAGCTTTAGTACTGCTCTCAATATTTATTTATAGTATGGAATATTCACAGTGCATTATCCAATGACACATAAACTAGACCAGCTCCATGCCGTGATAGATTAATTCTATGCAATGGTAGATTAGTCTACCACTACATGGAGTacatgaagtttttcatttgtttaacaTGTATATGATCGATGCATCGATATATATTTGTCCCTGCAGATGAAGAATCAAGCCAGGCTCTATTTTGCTGAGGCCAGATGGTTCCACGAAGGATGCACCCCAAGAATGGATGAGTATATGCGTGTTGCGGCATCTTGTATCGGTAACACCTTGCTTTCAGTGGTATCTTTAGTAGATATGGGAGACATTATAACAAAAGCGACATTTGAGTGGTTGACCAATGATCCTAAAATTCTTAGAGCTTCGAATATCATATTTAGGCTTATGGATGACATTGCTGGGCACAAGGTATTCCTACGTTAAATGTGAGCTGCAATTGAATGCTATAGTATATATTTTTGGAATTAAcatttgatttggttttgtagtttgagaaagagagagggcaTGTTGCTTCTTGTATCGATTGCTACATGAATGAATATGGGGTCTCAGAGCAAGAGACAATTGATGTCTTTAACAAACGAATTGTGGATTCGTGGATGGATATAAACGAAGAGTTTCTGAGACCCACTGCTGCGCCAATGCCTGTGCTTAATCGTGTTCTTAACCTAACTCGAGTGGTTGATCTCCTTTACAAAAGCGGAGATGCCTTCACGCATGTTGGAAAACTGATGAAAGACACTATTGCTTCACTGTTTATTGATCCAGTGACACTCTGAATTTGGATATCGATCAGTCATGATTCAATCTCCTagccttttttattttattgaatATATCTTTAAAAATAAGACGATGGACCTCGATCAATTGATGCTTCAGTGTTCCAAGTACTGGAGCGCTATCCTTTTATTATTGTTGGGTTTGCTAATTTAATTGTTTGAATGTCTAGCTCGTAACTTATGTTGTCTATGTTTCAAGATCAAATTAATAaagatttttatattttttaaataaaaacaaagaatatTTATTGTACATATATGTGAGATTATATGTTGTTTATCTAGAGGAAATGCCAATTGGATTAGTCTACTCAACTTAAAACACGATAATTGCTTGGAATTATTATTTAAAATCGAAtcatgttgtaaatattattatctgtggatgtccatgtaaatactcattagttatgtattttgatgtaaaccctacctctatataaaggagactaatgagactgaatgagatacttctacttcctcccaactattctctctccatcttctctctattttataacacgttatcagcacgctctgcTATTCTGTTAAAAACTCTATGATGATCTACGAGTTTATAGTGCAACGTTGTTACTCTTATCTATAACCCGATCATGATCTACGAGTTTATTTATAATCTATGTCGTTTATGCATATCAGGGTTTACAAAGATAGTACGGCTATGATTATCTAGCTGATGTTTGTTAATTACTCTGCCACGAGCATTGTTCCTTAATTATATATGCTATGTGTTTGCTTTGACTAGATTCCACTTTGAGATATAGGAATCACAGCCCACTTTGCCCTTAATCAAATAGTATAATCATAAGGGTGCCAATGTGCCATCGATTCCTGCTTCATATATTGATATACATATGTTTATTTATTATAGATATATGTTTATCTATAGCACAATGACATTcgtttcttctgtttttgttttcaagTTTGATACTTCTTCTATGAGTATTATCATGTTTATCTTTACATAATATATAACTTGATAATCGTGCAAAACACACTTGCATGTTCTTTCTTTATCACATATATATCTTTCAATACTACAGCATATCAATCTGAATTTATGCTATATATGTTACTGATGATCTTTTTACATCTGCAAGGTTCAGTTGAACACGATGGAGTTATTAACCAAATTGGTTGATAGAACATAGTGCTTCGTCCGTCATGTGAGGATAGGAATCTAATTTTGgggatataaaaaaaaaataaaaaaaaataaatgatcATTCAAAGATAATATGGAGAACGGTTTTTCTTCGGCTTGCAATCCAGGTATATGTTATATTGATCGGttgctttattttttatttttttatctgaCCATCTTATTTTATAATTGCATAAAGTTTCTCAGAGCCTATACAATTAACGAGGGCCAGAAGTTCCTCAGAGTTATACAATGATCGAAACCACATGTTGTGATCTCTGGTCATATGGGGTCCTGAAGTTCCTCAAGGGTCATAAAATGTAACTTGGAAAATTGTGACATGAAGCTCttcagaacttatgcaataacgagggccagaagatcctcgacgtaatatatgaactcacatttttttttatccccaataattataagaggcctgaagttcctcataTTTTTTGGTATTGGGGTTCCCTCCTCTGTATGATAAtgtgaatttgaagttcaattttgaACACTTGGCCAAAGCTAGAGGCTACGTTCTCCACAAGATAAAATTATGTCCTTGTGTGATTAGAGGAGCGAAGAAAAATTATCATTTTGTAAAGTTGGgcagaccagaagttctgtttattttcttcattaatggaaccagaagtttccatagttaattttattgcataatttatcaatttatttttcttccctgcaatattcctattatatatgttatgtactttcattacagtacttatcttttaattttttttttttgttattcatATGGGCTAGCAGCCTTATATCTCAAACATATGACTATtgaatgtaatatttttgaaccagaagttcaaaatttcataatagaacctgaagttctaacagtaaaactcaaacccgaaactttgagtataaaatataaattagttaaaagtgaacttgaagattcactttagtcacctcgaGTCTGAAGTTTCGAacaccaaatttatttgaacccgaagttcaaattacaaaatcttagaacttgcagttcatagaaaaaaaaaatttgaacctGAAGCTTCAATTACACATATATTTCATTCATAGTTTATTTGACTTTATATCAACTCGAACTAGAAGTTTtgagtaaattttcatatgtcgATTGCTACATTCTTCTTTATGCCTGCTTAAAGAATTCCaccttagaacctgaagttctaattgtgcatACTCGAGCCATAAGTCTGGAGTGAATATATAGACAATTTATCATAAAGTTTTAATCTGggtcaacctcaaacctgaagctttgaggggattattttgacaccaatttaaaagtaagcaAGCCGATTGACATGGCTATACCATGAACTGTcaccagaagtggatcatggcaagagagaaATCAGGAGTCAATGTAAATATTGTCCTACCATCCACACATGTGAGGAAATTAAAAATTGGGCGTGTGTCACCTATGGTACACTATATGGTGAATGTTTATCAGGCCATTTTCAAAATGACACTAGTCAAATTAAATTTCattgactaataagaacattgaaATCATCACACCTCCCTGATGTCTTTTGCTTACAATAAGCAACTTGAAAGCACTATTGTGCTACTCCATAGATTTATTGTAACCTCTTGAGTTCCCATTGAAActaatggcacgtttacttacttggaatggaaaataatcatgaatcggagacaagtggaatgggagaagaaaggaatcggtattgattccgaaggaatgattcctaaacccatctccccccttcgtaatcgaattcctgagtattcaggaatcgattcctgataaataggtgagacctacaccaattctgattccttcatgtgttagtaaacacatgaattcttttacctggaatcattccgattcctttatgtgttagtaaacacaggggtgtttttactccgtaatcattccattccattccaagtaagtaaacgtgccataaatgTTTCTTAATCCGATTATCTAGGAACCTGATGTTCCTTTAGAGGTtgttataaattgaaaaaaattgaaacctcaagtttcttggatctctaattatatgagggcctgaagtccctcctctttatgactacacATTTATATGTGACACAGAACTTGAGGTTCTCCACGTGATAAAATTACTTATTATGCATTGTAGTCTTTAACTCGAAATTTTGAGTACATCATTTTGGCcagcagttcaaaatgaatttggtccatTGCAATTatcaatatttcacaattgataTTTACTAAAGGTAAGGTAACATTTATATCaagagttgtagatcttgatttATCGCTCCgaatgagctactatcatggTACCAAATTTGAAATAGTGACGTATTATGTACCTTCTATATAGTTGGAGAAGACTTTATGCTATCAGATATATACTGTATCGAATTTTCTACAGTAAACTAAGGCATATGATGTCATGAACCAGAAATTCATTGAATCAAATACACGATTTTGGCATGTGAAGTTGcgtcatcttttgtctaccatgttgcatggaatcacttacaagttttgatGACTGCTAACTTTACACACAAggaaattgtttatttaccgcatatttgcgagttgtcactttaatgagacaatcctcctgccatgagggggagaaagattgttcctgaagaacgacatgaattggtgtgagatatttatccactgtctcattttgattttgggaaatatctaagctagtgatttgataaaacatagtgacaaaattatatgctaaatgcaaaggcATTTGCCTGGGTTAAAGTCCCagagaccaaccatattaatacaaacaatgtagactccatttgatttgtgggatgcaaatgtatccaattgacatggttctcctgaagagaatgtcattaaacaatatcacagctcctaatatggctacacatacagaGGGTGTAAGTACGCCATTAGGAAATGATGTCTTGGTGAttcaataataaatcaatatggttgatgaacaaagcatgttttgacctaaatcttggtttggattcgccaccaaccaatgaacatcttcactccaaagaaagtgaCAGATTTTTGAACGTATTTTTTTagcatggtcaaaataagacagacttcccgccgttagggggaggaaagagTACTATCATTTGAATAACTGCGTGAATTTGTATGGATtatatccaccaggtctaaagttttaacTTCCCAAAAAGGGAAGATCATACAAGCCCTATAGTTCTCAATATGAGATTATCATTTCGggacatactctagatgctttttgtaatcaggggtttaggcttaatgtcccccccccccctcggtgtattcgacagtttcattaattaaggcgtgagggcagccgcaccagcccttcattcaaaaaaaaaaaaaaaagtaaaaagatccacattcgctacataattcatctatgagagatgattgtcctagaagcgacagtgtatgccccagaagtggcatgggtgcccaatatcaataagcttattatagctaatgcatgcatataagaatgtgtgggatctatgattgttgatcatcgatgataatttacatttggtagctaccaaaaatctTTAAGGGCTGTATGGATGTTATACCACGTTTCACCATGAATGttgacaaagtatattattggccaaattggaaagaggcaattccaatgaaattaaataattgaaacgtgatgaaataattggacctttaaccctacatggtacaaaagggtatttatcaaaagtgaagataaatcactatgacacaatgtctatttatagagacatgagattatgaATATCTTCCCTCATatgaatgacaattttctataagtacagtgttacatatagttGTTATATTGATGAGAGATTTATGGCACTTTGTATATTATgaagacacattgctaaaagcaaaatctcaaaagcaaAGTGTCATAATAAGTGTATTTcttatcaaatcctcaagggattcaaatacatgaatgattgaaatgcaagtccatgaaaggttgaaagagcctgaagctcactcatggaatcaaagagtctaaagctagctcatatgtactcatttcgttctagctagtcaacgagatctaaattgccttaatgagtactatgacgagaccactatcgaattcgaattatgattataatgttgcaacatattataactttcgcaaagttatgaattatttagagctcttgaagagcttatatgagacCTATtaatacacaaagatattgatgtgtatggctaggtatgccatgatgatttttcaatgttttaaactatacaaagttaaatgtgtcaatttctttatattgtttagctattactttgtgtatgaatttgagcatatgagattgtttctaacctgatcatatgaggtaaggcttattgaaaatcATCTAGTTTTGTTGCTATTGCTTAaactttgcaggtatgaaaatttgtgatgagcccctatatgcaaagcacacgTGGTCTCACTTcggtgatagacacatcaaactactatacatggtacatgtagcttatcgtatacataaatgaggcttgcaacaatcagggggagattctcatcagggggagcatccagaagcatgctacctaggacatatgagcgttgtgctctttttgtccttcaaccagggttatt
This region includes:
- the LOC133721860 gene encoding (-)-alpha-pinene synthase-like; translated protein: MSVQTIPAAESQINTKPEVVRRTANYEPSIWGDRFANYAEDIVTQAHMQKQVEELKQVVRKEVFTDAADDFSHQLKLIDAIQRLGVAYHFETDIEQALERIHATYQDDDGDLYNVALRFRLLRRHGYNVSCDVFNKFKDANGDFKESLVTDVSGMLSFYEAAHLMVHGEKLLEEALVFTTTHLQTATTSTSASSLLKAQITEALERPLLKTVERLGARRYMSIYQDEASHNEDLLKLAKLDFNLVQCLHKKELSDIIRWYKGVDFARRLPFARDRLVEMFFWITGIYFEPQYVFGRNILTKLIELVTVMDDIYDAFGTFEELVILTEAIERWDASCMDQLPDYMQPFYLTLLDVVNEVGEELIKQGRSYQLYYVKEIMKNQARLYFAEARWFHEGCTPRMDEYMRVAASCIGNTLLSVVSLVDMGDIITKATFEWLTNDPKILRASNIIFRLMDDIAGHKFEKERGHVASCIDCYMNEYGVSEQETIDVFNKRIVDSWMDINEEFLRPTAAPMPVLNRVLNLTRVVDLLYKSGDAFTHVGKLMKDTIASLFIDPVTL